A genome region from Fodinibius salicampi includes the following:
- a CDS encoding FecR family protein: MKESDYSFEELIHSESFQNWVKGQAEPEEKKYWDDWVAKASENRLLAMRAQKRIAGFSIKPTSNPNRAKVWRNLQKHIPGKKDHNLKSKSISSSNDRLQWFFRAAAVFLLVASTALAIHFMYEPAPGKQEDQLVRKEVITKYGERKTIKLNDGSSIILNAHSNLVYSVDPGDSNAVEVFLDGEAHFSVEKRGNPEDSPFKVRTSGGYVKVMGTEFVVSTRNQDTQVVLEEGSVALTPMNSGNREMTIMKPGELAEFNADSKSIKTRLVNTDVYSSWTTYQLVFDKTPLDEVMDRLENTFGVKVVVRQADLYERTISGAIDNSSLEVITSALSNTLDTPIIVKDDAVYVDK, translated from the coding sequence GTGAAAGAATCTGATTATAGTTTTGAAGAACTGATTCATAGTGAATCATTTCAAAATTGGGTTAAGGGACAAGCCGAACCCGAAGAAAAAAAGTATTGGGATGACTGGGTAGCAAAGGCTTCCGAGAATCGCTTATTAGCTATGCGGGCGCAAAAAAGAATTGCAGGGTTTTCTATAAAGCCTACTTCAAATCCAAATCGTGCAAAGGTCTGGAGGAATCTCCAAAAGCATATCCCAGGAAAAAAGGATCACAATCTAAAGTCAAAAAGTATTTCCTCCTCCAATGACAGGCTGCAATGGTTTTTTAGAGCGGCCGCCGTTTTTTTATTGGTAGCATCAACGGCTCTGGCCATCCATTTTATGTATGAACCAGCGCCTGGAAAGCAGGAGGATCAACTCGTACGCAAAGAAGTGATCACAAAATATGGAGAACGTAAGACAATCAAATTAAATGACGGATCCAGTATAATATTGAACGCACATTCAAATTTAGTTTATTCTGTTGATCCTGGGGATTCTAATGCGGTAGAAGTTTTTCTGGACGGCGAGGCTCATTTCTCGGTAGAAAAAAGAGGAAACCCCGAAGATTCACCCTTTAAAGTTAGGACATCAGGAGGGTATGTAAAAGTGATGGGGACAGAATTTGTGGTTTCAACCCGGAATCAAGATACCCAGGTAGTCTTAGAAGAAGGAAGTGTGGCTTTGACTCCTATGAACAGTGGTAATAGAGAAATGACTATAATGAAACCTGGAGAATTAGCTGAATTCAATGCTGATAGTAAAAGCATCAAGACCCGTTTGGTTAATACAGATGTTTATAGTTCGTGGACTACCTACCAACTGGTTTTTGATAAAACCCCTTTGGATGAAGTAATGGATCGATTAGAAAATACATTTGGTGTCAAAGTAGTAGTTAGGCAGGCAGACCTGTATGAACGAACAATTTCTGGAGCAATCGACAATTCAAGTCTGGAAGTAATTACATCAGCACTATCTAATACCTTAGATACACCTATAATAGTTAAAGATGATGCAGTTTATGTCGATAAATAG
- a CDS encoding SusC/RagA family TonB-linked outer membrane protein: MKTTIQFYASVRICIVVIICGLAGLCSQAYSQSTTQYFTSNEEDLLLDNKVQQIVPLKSILNKIEDSHNISFLFDNRLVGEEYVSIPSIETDSLANLLGKILTERGLTYRKHTERTYVIMEKSDAESSPVFEEVVTGRVTESTSGELLPGVNIIVKGTQIGATTDMSGNYQIKAPSLQDTLIFTFVGFQRQEVPINGRTQIDIQLVPQTIEGDELVVIGYGSSKREDLTGSISSVTASDLENSVTSTFDQALQGRTAGVMVMKNSGKPGGGVSMQIRGVNTLQSSSEPLYVIDGVPISGNSDDGITNPLATLNPSDIQSIDILKDASAAAIYGSRASNGVVLITTKRGHEGDVQVNYDAYVGVQQLPKQLEVMNLRQYAQYRNRQAEIAGWGSQPEFADPSILGEGTNWQDVLYRDAPMTKHNVSVSGGDETTQYMLSAGFFNQNGIAIESDFNRYSLRLNLDNQSTSWLKVGTSLNLSRTNENINVSSDDIVNMAIRQSPDIPVKYPDGSWGGPSESEFTLENPVALAKLNTNEQKRSQVIGNIYAEIDFHENLTLRNEANGTFGYTNDYVFNPTYQFNARVNDLNSSNRSSSNSTFWQLKNFMTYANTYQSLSVNAMLGHEVQVNQWEGLSGSRERFPTNNLHELAAGDAQTAQNSSYSGSSSLQSFFTRLNFSYDDRYLLTGNLRTDGSSNFAAQNRWGYFPSLALAWRISNESFMQDVNFIDELKLRGGYGFVGNQNIPSNRFIDTFTIVETQWGNGVRPQNLGNERLRWESTESMNVGLDLSVFYHRINFTVDAYLKRTHDLLTDVPLPLLAGTSGNGSINAPIDNIGQLENKGIEFSLNTINMEGDLRWESDVVLSMNKNVVTQLKSENSIIDRQINFFDTATRTIVGEPVGQLFGYVVEGVFEDAEDIQNHVTQNNAINPVNGVWPGDLKFKDLNDDGVIDEQDRTVIGNPMPDFQYGITNKFFYQNFDFSIFLNGNYGNKIFNQVRRQNEDPASDFGMLESVFDYARLEPNSLDADVNEVVVTNPNTKVPRITTSDPNNNQRPSTRFVEDGTYLRIQNITVGYTLPSNLASRFNLRNMRVYGSIENLHTFTGYSGYDPEIGSQTSDPLLMGIDNGRYPSQRIFTLGINIGL, translated from the coding sequence ATGAAGACGACAATTCAATTTTATGCTTCTGTAAGAATCTGTATAGTTGTGATAATTTGTGGACTGGCCGGTCTGTGTAGTCAAGCCTATAGTCAATCTACAACGCAGTATTTCACATCTAATGAAGAAGATTTGCTGTTGGATAACAAAGTACAGCAAATTGTCCCCTTGAAGTCCATTTTAAATAAGATAGAGGATTCTCACAATATTTCTTTCCTATTTGATAACCGTCTGGTTGGGGAGGAGTATGTTTCTATTCCAAGTATAGAAACGGACAGCCTGGCAAATTTACTCGGAAAAATACTGACCGAAAGGGGATTGACATATAGAAAACACACTGAGCGGACTTATGTGATTATGGAAAAATCAGATGCTGAAAGTTCGCCTGTATTTGAAGAGGTCGTTACTGGGCGTGTTACTGAATCCACTAGCGGGGAATTGTTGCCGGGAGTGAACATTATTGTCAAGGGCACTCAGATAGGAGCAACAACCGATATGAGCGGAAATTACCAGATTAAGGCTCCAAGTTTACAAGATACCCTCATCTTTACTTTTGTAGGTTTTCAAAGGCAGGAGGTTCCTATAAACGGTCGTACACAAATTGATATCCAATTAGTTCCGCAAACTATCGAGGGGGATGAACTGGTTGTCATTGGTTATGGAAGTAGTAAGCGAGAAGATTTGACAGGATCGATCTCCTCTGTTACCGCATCTGATTTAGAGAATTCAGTAACGAGTACGTTCGATCAAGCCCTGCAGGGACGTACCGCCGGTGTTATGGTTATGAAAAATTCGGGTAAACCTGGTGGTGGAGTTTCAATGCAAATTCGGGGCGTCAATACCCTGCAGAGCAGCTCCGAGCCATTGTACGTGATTGATGGAGTGCCCATTTCAGGGAATTCAGATGACGGCATTACCAATCCCTTGGCGACGCTTAATCCGAGTGATATACAGTCTATTGATATCCTTAAAGATGCTTCTGCGGCAGCTATTTATGGTTCGCGAGCATCAAATGGAGTAGTACTGATTACCACTAAACGGGGACATGAGGGCGATGTGCAGGTTAATTATGACGCCTATGTTGGAGTACAGCAGCTGCCGAAGCAATTGGAGGTTATGAACCTGCGCCAATATGCCCAATACCGGAACAGACAGGCAGAAATTGCGGGATGGGGCTCTCAGCCGGAATTTGCAGATCCATCTATATTGGGAGAAGGTACGAACTGGCAGGATGTTCTTTACCGTGATGCCCCGATGACTAAGCACAATGTTTCGGTCAGCGGTGGAGATGAGACTACACAGTATATGTTGTCTGCAGGCTTTTTTAATCAAAATGGTATTGCTATTGAATCTGACTTTAATCGGTATTCACTTCGGTTAAATCTTGATAATCAGTCAACTTCCTGGTTAAAAGTAGGAACCAGCCTCAATTTGAGCAGGACCAATGAAAATATTAATGTCTCCAGCGATGACATCGTAAATATGGCTATCAGGCAAAGCCCGGACATCCCGGTCAAATATCCCGATGGGAGCTGGGGGGGACCTTCAGAAAGTGAATTTACACTCGAAAATCCCGTTGCGCTTGCCAAGCTGAATACCAATGAGCAGAAAAGATCACAAGTTATTGGAAATATATATGCAGAAATAGATTTCCATGAAAATCTTACGCTGCGCAATGAGGCGAATGGAACTTTTGGTTATACCAATGATTATGTTTTCAATCCCACTTACCAGTTTAATGCGCGGGTTAATGATTTAAATTCGAGCAATCGAAGCTCCAGCAACAGTACATTTTGGCAGTTAAAGAATTTTATGACCTATGCCAATACGTATCAAAGTTTGTCGGTAAATGCTATGTTGGGCCACGAAGTACAGGTGAATCAATGGGAGGGACTAAGCGGTTCCCGAGAGCGCTTCCCAACTAATAACCTTCATGAATTAGCTGCTGGCGATGCCCAGACAGCGCAAAATAGCAGTTATTCCGGATCGAGTTCGCTACAGTCCTTTTTTACGAGACTTAATTTTAGCTACGATGACCGGTATTTGCTGACGGGTAACCTCCGCACCGATGGTTCTTCGAATTTTGCAGCTCAAAATCGTTGGGGGTATTTCCCATCCTTAGCATTGGCGTGGAGAATTTCCAACGAATCGTTTATGCAGGATGTGAATTTTATTGATGAACTTAAATTACGGGGAGGGTATGGATTTGTAGGTAATCAAAATATCCCGAGTAACCGATTTATTGACACTTTTACGATTGTGGAAACACAGTGGGGAAATGGAGTAAGGCCACAAAACTTGGGGAATGAAAGATTGCGATGGGAATCGACCGAATCAATGAATGTCGGCCTTGATCTCAGCGTGTTTTATCACCGGATAAACTTTACGGTTGATGCCTACTTAAAGCGTACACACGACCTGCTGACAGATGTACCATTACCCCTGTTGGCCGGAACTTCTGGAAATGGCTCGATCAATGCTCCGATCGATAATATCGGGCAGCTGGAAAACAAAGGTATTGAGTTTTCACTGAATACCATAAATATGGAAGGTGACCTACGATGGGAGTCTGATGTTGTGCTGTCAATGAACAAGAATGTTGTTACCCAGTTGAAAAGTGAAAACAGCATTATAGACCGGCAGATCAACTTCTTCGATACCGCAACCCGCACGATTGTGGGAGAACCGGTCGGACAGTTATTTGGATATGTTGTGGAAGGAGTTTTCGAAGATGCGGAGGATATTCAAAACCATGTAACCCAGAATAATGCCATAAATCCGGTTAATGGGGTATGGCCCGGAGATCTTAAGTTCAAGGATCTTAACGATGATGGAGTGATTGATGAGCAGGATCGAACGGTTATTGGCAATCCGATGCCGGATTTCCAATATGGAATTACTAATAAGTTTTTCTATCAGAATTTCGATTTTTCCATTTTCTTAAATGGTAATTACGGGAATAAGATATTTAACCAGGTGCGTCGCCAGAATGAAGATCCAGCGAGTGATTTTGGTATGCTTGAGTCTGTTTTTGACTACGCTCGTCTCGAACCAAACAGTCTGGATGCAGACGTAAATGAGGTGGTCGTAACAAATCCAAATACCAAGGTACCTCGAATAACAACATCCGATCCCAATAATAATCAGCGACCCTCAACACGGTTTGTAGAAGATGGTACCTACCTGCGGATTCAAAATATAACGGTGGGATATACCTTGCCATCAAATTTGGCCTCGCGCTTTAATCTTAGAAATATGCGGGTATATGGCAGTATAGAAAACCTGCATACTTTTACAGGGTATTCAGGTTATGATCCTGAGATCGGCTCACAAACCTCCGACCCACTTTTGATGGGTATTGATAATGGACGGTATCCCTCTCAGCGCATATTTACGCTCGGAATAAATATTGGACTATAA